From a single Bufo bufo chromosome 9, aBufBuf1.1, whole genome shotgun sequence genomic region:
- the CDC42EP1 gene encoding cdc42 effector protein 1, translated as MSLGSLPVIKNLVSRSRRERVPLTSEMISPPLGDFRHTMHVGRKGEVFGDTSFLTHCHEKHRHTRWNYITKKLRQARWMSPESQSPGHPVCPPPPISPIIKNAVSLPLLNKRNWDEETDGTPGEAWNSMSKSYCHDGLESGFCTMPRLSSSEDPSEDTSFQKPDVDWASSGLADTEESSVCTFSLEPCSSLCHSDSMQSLVMDFGPSLMTEILEGINFSDTPKNPEGASVLHQESMLLINPAKFEVTLDKSEAHQFQCDIQEPKGLVSWEPTTIAEEMEIDTDSGITGSEQGSRGITGDLWDSGDGSEIEM; from the exons ATGAGTCTGGGAAGTCTTCCAGTCATAAAAAACCTGGTTTCTCGATCCAGACGAGAACGGGTGCCACTAACATCAGAAATGATCAGTCCTCCTCTGGGTGATTTTCGGCACACAATGCATGTAGGGCGAAAAGGAGAAGTCTTTGGGGATACCTCTTTTCTCACCCACTGTCATGAGAAACACAGGCACACTCGTTGGAACTACATTACCAAGAAACTACGCCAGGCTCGATGGATGTCTCCTGAAAGCCAATCTCCTGGGCATCCAGTATGTCCCCCACCACCAATTTCTCCCATTATTAAGAATGCTGTATCATTGCCACTTCTCAATAAGCGTAATTGGGATGAAGAGACAGATGGGACCCCTGGAGAGGCCTGGAACTCTATGTCAAAGTCATACTGCCATGATG GTCTAGAATCTGGATTTTGCACCATGCCTCGACTCTCATCCTCTGAGGATCCATCTGAAGACACTAGTTTTCAGAAACCTGATGTTGACTGGGCCAGCTCTGGACTAGCAGATACAGAGGAATCCAGTGTCTGCACTTTTTCCTTGGAACCTTGTAGCAGTCTGTGTCACTCTGACTCCATGCAATCCTTGGTTATGGACTTTGGCCCATCACTTATGACTGAAATCCTAGAAGGTATAAACTTCTCAGATACTCCAAAAAACCCTGAAGGTGCAAGTGTCCTCCACCAAGAAAGTATGCTATTAATTAACCCAGCCAAGTTTGAGGTGACTTTAGACAAATCTGAAGCACACCAATTCCAATGTGATATCCAAGAACCAAAAGGTCTTGTAAGTTGGGAACCAACCACAATAGCCGAGGAAATGGAGATTGATACAGACAGTGGGATAACCGGATCCGAACAGGGAAGCAGAGGTATCACTGGAGATTTATGGGACTCGGGAGATGGCTCTGAAATAGAAATGTAG